CTTACCTCCGTTCCTCCATGTCAATTATCAATCAACTTGAAACTGAATATTTTAATCAGGAAAGTAAACTGTTCATTAATGCCGAGCATCAGCAAACATTAAATATGGCTATTTTAGTTTGCCTGAAGCTGTATCAGATGACCAATAAATCCGAATACCTTGCCGAAGCTTTCAAATACACTGAGAAAAGTAAATCTGCCGTTCTCCTTTCCTCCTTAAAAGATATTCAGGCAAAGATTTTCGGAAGTATTCCAAAAGAGTTGACAGATAGAGAAAGAAAATACAATGAAGATATTTCTATTTATAAAGAACTGATTTCAAGGGAAGAAGAAAAGCTCAAACCGGATACTCAACTGATTCAGACCTGGCAAAATAAAATATTCAGTTTAAATCAGAAAAAAGAAGAATTATTTTCAATTTACCGCAAAAAATACCCTGCTTATTATCAGTCACTTTATCAGGAAAACATTATTTCTCTTAAAAAGTTACAATCAAGGCTGAAAAGAAAACAATTACTTGCCGAATATTATCTCAATGACACATTATTAATTACTTTTTTTATCGATAAAAAAAGCGCCTCCATAAATATTCAAAAAGCTGACAGTACTTTTTACAGCAATTTAACAGTTTTAAGGCAGCAGTTAAGCAACAATAAGTTTGATGATCATGCATTTGAGAATTATCTGAGTTTTGTGAATTCGGCCGGTTATTTATATCAGAAATTACTTGGGCATTATAAGCATATTGGTCATTTCAGCCAGTTGCTTGTTGTTCCACACGACATTCTGGCTTTAATTCCCTTCGAAGTGCTTCTGACAAGCAATAACTACAAAAAAAATACTCCCGATTACCGAAAACTCGACTATCTTATTCGTCAGCAAAATGTTGTTTATGCCTATTCTTCAACTCTTGCATTCCTGAAACTTAGTAAGCATCATAAAAAATCAGCCCGTACCGTACTTGCATTTGCCCCATCATATAATGATTATCAACAGGCTGGAATCAGGGCACTACCTCCCGGCCTTCAATCACCTGATATGTTATCTCCATTGCCGGGTGTTGAAGAAGAAGTCAACAATATCAATAAATATTTCCGTTCAGAGATAATTAGCGGAAAAGAAGCAACGGAAAGTAATTTTAAAGTTAAAGCCAATGGATTCAGCATATTACATTTAGCCATGCATACCCTTGTGGATAATGAAAACCCACAGTATTCCAAATTGATATTTTCATACCGGCAGGATAGTATTGATGATGGATTTTTAAACACTTATGAGCTCTACAATCTTAACCTTAACTCTGATTTGGTTGTTTTATCTGCCTGCAATACCG
This window of the Sphingobacteriales bacterium genome carries:
- a CDS encoding CHAT domain-containing protein, producing the protein YLRSSMSIINQLETEYFNQESKLFINAEHQQTLNMAILVCLKLYQMTNKSEYLAEAFKYTEKSKSAVLLSSLKDIQAKIFGSIPKELTDRERKYNEDISIYKELISREEEKLKPDTQLIQTWQNKIFSLNQKKEELFSIYRKKYPAYYQSLYQENIISLKKLQSRLKRKQLLAEYYLNDTLLITFFIDKKSASINIQKADSTFYSNLTVLRQQLSNNKFDDHAFENYLSFVNSAGYLYQKLLGHYKHIGHFSQLLVVPHDILALIPFEVLLTSNNYKKNTPDYRKLDYLIRQQNVVYAYSSTLAFLKLSKHHKKSARTVLAFAPSYNDYQQAGIRALPPGLQSPDMLSPLPGVEEEVNNINKYFRSEIISGKEATESNFKVKANGFSILHLAMHTLVDNENPQYSKLIFSYRQDSIDDGFLNTYELYNLNLNSDLVVLSACNTGFGKVNKGEGVMSLTRGFLYAGCLNIVMTLWPLEDRSGVTIMDNFYKNLKNNRDAGVALYKSKIEYLDHADKLKAHPYFWAAYVTIVNQSSSGSNNYLHWILLIILAAGSVFTAFMIRRRIKFSL